The following are encoded together in the Rhodothermales bacterium genome:
- a CDS encoding cysteine desulfurase codes for MPDALPLPLAPSEVPLLDVAEDERPCYLDSAATSLKPKAVVDRIAHFYAYENAPVHRGVYELSARVTDAYEQARQTVAAFVGAEAASVIFTRGTTEGLNLIARSWGEAHLGPGDELLVSPQEHHSNFVPWQELAKRTGATLRYLPLHADATVDLAGSLDLIGRRTKLVALAHVSNVLGVENPVREIFAAAKDVGALTVLDGAQSVPTRPVDVGDLGCDALAFSGHKMLGPTGIGALVVRPDVLDQMGTYQTGGGMIRTVAVEGTDFLDGYHRFEAGTPHAAGAVGLAAACDYLGRMTFDGETGMAAVAAYERAWGAYAVDHVRSIPGVRLVGPPGDRETEGGIVALQMDGVHPHDLAVLLDAQGVMCRAGHHCTMPLHAHLSTGGVFPETSLRASAYVYNPLADADRLADALRFAHAALTKRQRVSVE; via the coding sequence ATGCCTGACGCCCTCCCTCTTCCCCTCGCCCCCTCCGAAGTCCCGCTCCTGGACGTGGCGGAGGACGAGCGGCCGTGCTACCTCGACTCGGCGGCGACATCGCTGAAGCCGAAGGCGGTCGTGGACCGGATCGCGCATTTCTATGCGTACGAGAATGCGCCGGTGCATCGCGGCGTCTACGAGCTGAGCGCGCGGGTGACGGACGCGTACGAGCAGGCGCGGCAGACCGTGGCGGCGTTCGTCGGAGCCGAAGCGGCGTCCGTGATCTTCACGCGGGGGACGACGGAAGGGCTCAACCTCATCGCCCGCTCGTGGGGCGAGGCGCACCTCGGGCCGGGCGACGAACTCCTCGTCTCGCCGCAGGAGCACCACTCCAACTTCGTCCCGTGGCAGGAGCTCGCGAAGCGGACGGGCGCGACGCTCCGCTACCTCCCGCTCCACGCCGATGCGACCGTGGATCTCGCCGGATCACTCGACCTCATCGGGCGGCGGACCAAGCTCGTCGCGCTCGCTCACGTCTCGAACGTGCTCGGCGTCGAGAACCCCGTGCGGGAGATTTTTGCGGCAGCGAAGGATGTCGGTGCGCTGACTGTGCTCGACGGCGCGCAGAGCGTCCCGACGCGGCCCGTCGACGTGGGCGACCTCGGGTGTGACGCGCTCGCGTTTAGCGGCCACAAGATGCTCGGGCCGACGGGCATCGGCGCGCTCGTCGTCCGGCCCGACGTGCTGGATCAGATGGGCACGTATCAGACCGGCGGCGGGATGATCCGCACCGTCGCCGTCGAGGGCACGGACTTCCTCGACGGCTACCACCGGTTCGAGGCAGGGACGCCGCACGCAGCGGGCGCGGTCGGGCTCGCGGCGGCCTGCGACTACCTCGGCCGGATGACGTTCGACGGCGAGACGGGGATGGCAGCCGTTGCTGCGTACGAACGCGCGTGGGGCGCGTACGCCGTCGACCACGTCCGGTCGATCCCCGGCGTCCGGCTCGTCGGGCCGCCGGGCGACCGCGAGACCGAGGGCGGGATCGTCGCGCTGCAGATGGACGGCGTCCACCCGCACGACCTCGCGGTGCTGCTCGACGCGCAGGGCGTGATGTGCCGCGCCGGCCACCACTGCACGATGCCGCTCCACGCCCACCTCTCCACCGGCGGCGTATTTCCCGAGACGTCGCTG
- a CDS encoding iron-sulfur cluster assembly protein, with amino-acid sequence MPERDPFEPLDAPLDREQDFGPIGAQVVEVLKGIYDPEIPVPIWDLGLIYLIDVDDKNEVYVKMTLTAPNCPAAESMPAEVEEKVSMIPDVRACKVDITFDPPYHPDYMSEEAKLTLGFM; translated from the coding sequence CCCCGCTCGACCGCGAGCAGGACTTCGGTCCGATCGGCGCCCAAGTCGTCGAAGTCCTCAAGGGCATCTACGACCCGGAGATCCCCGTGCCGATCTGGGACCTCGGCCTGATCTACCTCATCGACGTGGACGACAAGAACGAGGTCTACGTCAAGATGACGCTCACGGCCCCGAACTGCCCCGCCGCCGAGTCGATGCCGGCCGAGGTCGAGGAGAAGGTGTCGATGATCCCCGATGTCCGCGCCTGCAAGGTGGACATCACGTTCGACCCGCCGTACCACCCCGATTACATGAGCGAAGAGGCCAAGCTGACGCTCGGTTTTATGTGA